A stretch of the Tannerella serpentiformis genome encodes the following:
- a CDS encoding SDR family NAD(P)-dependent oxidoreductase: protein MQPITMITGATAGIGRATAHVLAQDGHQLILTGRRRERLEALRDELARTYPKSRFLTLTFDVRRRESVEEAIASLPDEWQAIDTLINNAGLAVGLEPLHEGDPDDWERMIDTNIKGLLYVTRAVTPGMVARRAGHIVNLGSIAGREVYPGGAVYCATKHAVRALSQGMRQDLLPYGIRVSLICPGAVETEFSIVRFKGDNQRAASVYDGYTPLSADDIARTIRFALTAPAHVDLQDILVMPTAQADARTIHRTPKG, encoded by the coding sequence ATGCAACCCATCACAATGATCACCGGTGCCACCGCAGGCATCGGTCGGGCTACGGCCCACGTATTGGCCCAAGATGGCCACCAACTGATCCTCACCGGCCGACGCCGCGAACGCCTCGAAGCCCTCCGCGACGAGCTGGCCCGTACCTACCCCAAGAGCCGCTTCCTGACGCTCACCTTCGACGTCCGTCGCCGTGAGTCCGTCGAGGAGGCCATCGCCAGCCTGCCCGACGAATGGCAGGCCATCGACACGCTCATCAATAACGCCGGACTGGCCGTCGGGCTTGAGCCGCTCCACGAGGGCGACCCCGACGACTGGGAACGCATGATCGACACCAACATCAAAGGCCTGCTTTACGTCACCCGCGCCGTTACCCCCGGCATGGTCGCCCGCCGCGCTGGACACATCGTCAACCTCGGCTCCATCGCCGGCCGCGAGGTCTACCCCGGCGGCGCCGTCTACTGCGCCACGAAGCACGCCGTGCGCGCCCTCAGCCAAGGCATGCGTCAGGACCTCCTGCCCTACGGCATCCGCGTGAGCCTCATCTGCCCCGGCGCCGTGGAGACGGAGTTCTCCATCGTCCGCTTCAAGGGCGACAACCAACGCGCCGCCAGCGTCTATGACGGCTACACGCCGCTTTCGGCCGACGACATCGCCCGCACCATCCGCTTCGCCCTCACCGCCCCCGCGCACGTCGACCTCCAGGACATCCTCGTCATGCCCACCGCTCAGGCCGACGCCCGCACCATCCATCGCACGCCGAAGGGCTGA
- a CDS encoding RsiV family protein, whose protein sequence is MNIGYTKGLTLLLLVRMLSACHSEGKEIEENAIRFESVVVEKTYPVENKKDTTTEGRVLKIHFTYPTEYANQGVLEAVQQQFVRSMLGDTYAQLPIKEAVNKYVEDYGLHLKDKDVSDFEQDTEDRTAVMDFEGEEFDTSDRPSLPEYELLNDSILFNQKDVLCYSVYREYNAGTPSPVRTYTNWVIDLKTGNRVTESEIFNEDYKDDLAKIIVDAIALYNNVDKVADLENIGFYNINEIYPNRNFYVDDIGITYTFNESDIAAGALGATSVRIPYEKVRHLMRHDSPIAHLVF, encoded by the coding sequence ATGAATATTGGTTACACAAAGGGGTTGACCCTTCTTCTGCTTGTCCGAATGCTCTCAGCGTGCCATTCGGAGGGGAAAGAGATCGAAGAGAATGCAATTCGTTTCGAGTCGGTGGTGGTTGAAAAGACTTATCCCGTGGAAAACAAGAAGGACACTACGACCGAGGGGCGTGTGCTGAAGATCCACTTCACGTATCCGACGGAGTATGCCAACCAGGGCGTGCTTGAGGCTGTGCAACAGCAATTCGTCCGGAGCATGCTGGGCGATACGTATGCGCAACTGCCAATCAAGGAGGCGGTGAATAAGTATGTCGAGGATTACGGCTTGCACCTGAAGGACAAGGACGTTTCGGACTTTGAGCAGGACACGGAGGACCGCACGGCGGTGATGGACTTCGAGGGCGAAGAATTCGACACCTCTGACCGGCCGTCGCTACCGGAATATGAGCTGCTGAACGATAGCATTCTGTTTAACCAAAAAGACGTGCTGTGTTACTCCGTCTATCGGGAATACAACGCTGGGACACCCTCGCCAGTCCGCACGTACACCAATTGGGTGATCGACCTGAAGACGGGCAACCGCGTGACGGAAAGCGAGATTTTCAATGAGGACTACAAGGACGATCTGGCGAAGATCATCGTGGACGCCATTGCGCTATATAACAATGTAGACAAGGTGGCCGATCTGGAGAACATCGGCTTCTACAACATCAATGAGATTTACCCGAACCGCAATTTCTATGTGGACGACATCGGGATCACCTATACTTTCAACGAAAGCGACATCGCCGCGGGCGCGCTGGGAGCCACTTCGGTGCGTATCCCCTACGAGAAAGTCCGCCATCTGATGCGCCATGACAGTCCGATCGCACATCTGGTCTTTTGA
- the rsmG gene encoding 16S rRNA (guanine(527)-N(7))-methyltransferase RsmG, protein MEAVNRYYPDLNETQRRQFEALGALYTDWNAKINVISRRDIENLYLHHVLHSLSIERMIRFRAGSAVMDVGTGGGFPGIPLAILFPEVTFHLVDSVGKKIRVAQAVAEALELRNVTTCHERVEDERGRFDFVVSRAVMPLRDLAAAVRKNIREEQQNALPNGLICLKGGELQHEIAPFKKQAVRLDIDAYFREPYFKTKQIVYIPL, encoded by the coding sequence ATGGAGGCTGTCAACCGTTATTATCCCGACCTGAACGAGACGCAACGTCGGCAATTTGAAGCGCTGGGTGCGCTTTACACCGACTGGAATGCGAAGATCAATGTGATCTCGCGTCGGGACATCGAAAATCTGTATTTGCATCACGTGCTACACTCGCTGAGTATCGAGCGGATGATTCGTTTTCGGGCGGGATCGGCGGTGATGGACGTGGGTACGGGCGGAGGGTTTCCGGGCATTCCGCTGGCCATCCTTTTTCCCGAAGTGACGTTCCATTTGGTGGACAGCGTGGGGAAGAAGATCCGCGTGGCGCAGGCCGTGGCGGAGGCGCTGGAGCTACGGAATGTGACGACGTGCCACGAGCGCGTGGAGGACGAACGAGGCCGATTTGACTTCGTGGTGAGTCGGGCAGTGATGCCACTGCGCGACTTGGCCGCAGCGGTGCGGAAGAACATCCGCGAGGAACAACAAAACGCGCTGCCCAACGGATTGATCTGCCTCAAGGGCGGGGAGCTGCAACACGAGATTGCGCCGTTCAAGAAGCAGGCCGTGCGCCTCGATATCGATGCCTATTTCCGGGAACCTTATTTCAAGACCAAGCAAATCGTCTATATCCCCCTATGA
- a CDS encoding PAS domain-containing protein — MKYFQEADIAVTVCDREGRIIDMNNQSREVNLKPGQELIDSNVLDCHPEPARTMLEDMMRNERKHVYTIEKNGRKKLIYQIPWYEDGQYMGFMELSMVIPFEMDHKIRGQKIEDRG; from the coding sequence ATGAAGTATTTCCAAGAAGCCGACATCGCTGTCACGGTTTGCGACCGCGAGGGGCGGATCATCGATATGAACAACCAATCGCGCGAGGTGAACCTCAAGCCCGGACAGGAGCTGATCGACAGCAATGTGCTCGACTGTCACCCCGAGCCCGCCCGCACGATGCTCGAAGACATGATGCGCAACGAACGCAAACACGTCTACACGATCGAAAAGAACGGTCGCAAGAAGCTCATCTACCAGATCCCCTGGTACGAGGACGGCCAATACATGGGATTCATGGAGCTATCCATGGTCATCCCCTTCGAGATGGATCACAAGATCCGGGGTCAGAAGATAGAAGATAGAGGGTAG
- a CDS encoding MBL fold metallo-hydrolase, giving the protein MITIKQFEFNPFGENTYVLSDETREAVVVDCGCMMARERSALSDYITEHGLTPVRLLCTHLHFDHIIGNAFIRDTYGLLPEASQKDVEALPSLEEQMAGLGLPPSKAFETVPVTKYLSEGDTVRFGQSELQVLATPGHSPGSLSFYASQDGFVLSGDALFEGSIGRTDLWGGDLRTLITAIREKLLTLPDATVVYSGHGPATTVGIEKNENPYL; this is encoded by the coding sequence ATGATTACGATCAAACAGTTTGAATTCAATCCCTTCGGGGAGAATACCTATGTGCTCAGCGATGAGACACGGGAGGCCGTCGTCGTGGACTGCGGCTGCATGATGGCGCGCGAACGGAGTGCGCTCTCAGATTACATCACGGAGCACGGTCTGACTCCGGTCAGGCTGCTCTGCACGCATCTGCATTTCGACCACATCATCGGTAACGCCTTCATCCGCGACACATACGGGTTGCTGCCCGAGGCTTCGCAAAAGGATGTGGAAGCGTTGCCGTCGCTTGAGGAGCAGATGGCGGGACTGGGTTTGCCGCCGAGCAAAGCGTTCGAGACGGTGCCGGTGACAAAATACCTGTCCGAGGGCGACACGGTGCGCTTCGGGCAGTCAGAATTACAAGTGCTGGCTACACCGGGCCATTCGCCGGGTAGCCTCTCCTTTTATGCGTCGCAGGATGGCTTCGTGCTGTCCGGCGACGCGTTGTTTGAAGGCAGCATCGGTCGGACGGACCTATGGGGCGGCGACTTACGGACGCTCATCACGGCCATCCGCGAGAAGTTGCTGACGCTGCCTGACGCTACAGTCGTCTATTCGGGCCACGGCCCTGCGACGACCGTTGGCATAGAGAAAAACGAGAATCCTTACTTATAA
- the gcvP gene encoding aminomethyl-transferring glycine dehydrogenase, whose translation MDTNKFSNRHIGVTTDDDKAAMLKAIGVNSLDELIEQTIPSDIRLTKPLNLPPAMTERKFAEHIAELAGKNKIFTSYIGMGWYDTVCPAPIVRNVFENPAWYTSYTPYQAEISQGRLEALLNFQTVICELTGLPLTNCSLLDEATAAAEAATMFHGTRSRAQAKAGANTLFVDEHVFESTKAVIHTRMEPQGIEVVTGDFKTFEFTDKVFAAIVQYPNGDGEIEDYRAFVEAAHAKDVRVAVAADLMSLVLLTPPGEWGADVVFGSSQRFGIPMFYGGPSAGYFATKDEYKRTIPGRIIGISVDAYNHPAYRLALQTREQHIKREKATSNICTAQALLATMAGFYAVYHGPDGLRDIASRIHAYAGFLAEELEKLGYKQVNKNFFDTLKIALPERVEVKTLREIALECNINLRYFEDGHVGISLDETTQPKALAVLLQMFAGVAGKTYAANVDDINRSRYFDEQFVRTSKFMEQELFAKYHTETELMRYIKRLERRDISLAHSMIPLGSCTMKLNAASEMLPLSRPEFQNIHPYAPVDQAAGYIEMIENLSAALIEITGLKGVTLQPNSGAAGEYTGLRIIRSYLESIGQGHRNVVLLPASAHGTNPASAIQCGFTTVTVRCDEKGNVDLADFRAKAEENRDNLAASMITYPSTHGIFETDIKEMCDIVHACGGQLYMDGANMNAQVGLTNPGTIGADVCHLNLHKTFASPHGGGGPGVGPVCVAEHLLPFLPSHPVAFGNSLNTVAAAPYGSAGILPITYGYIRMMGADGLTEATKVAILNANYLAAKLEKDYGIVYNGARGRVGHELILECRTIKEQSGIDESDIAKRLMDFGYHAPTLSFPVHGTLMIEPTESESKHELDRFVEVMQCIRKEIDEVEKGTADKEDNVLKNAPHPEYEVTADAWSHPYPRTKAAFPLEWLHDGKFWVNVARVNNAYGDRNLVPTLCGCCQC comes from the coding sequence ATGGATACGAACAAATTTTCCAACCGTCATATCGGCGTTACGACCGATGACGACAAAGCTGCGATGCTGAAAGCCATCGGGGTAAACTCGCTGGATGAGCTGATCGAACAAACGATACCCTCGGACATCCGCCTGACAAAACCGCTGAACCTGCCCCCCGCGATGACGGAGCGCAAGTTCGCTGAGCACATCGCTGAGCTGGCAGGCAAGAACAAGATATTCACCTCCTACATCGGTATGGGATGGTACGACACGGTTTGCCCGGCGCCCATTGTGCGCAATGTGTTTGAGAACCCTGCGTGGTACACCTCTTACACGCCGTATCAGGCCGAGATCTCGCAGGGTCGTTTGGAGGCGCTGCTGAATTTCCAGACCGTGATCTGCGAACTGACCGGGCTACCGCTGACCAACTGCTCGCTCTTGGACGAGGCTACGGCAGCTGCTGAGGCCGCTACGATGTTTCATGGTACGCGCAGCCGCGCACAGGCCAAGGCTGGGGCGAACACGCTCTTCGTCGATGAGCACGTGTTTGAGTCGACCAAGGCCGTGATCCATACGCGCATGGAGCCGCAAGGCATCGAGGTGGTGACGGGCGACTTCAAGACGTTTGAGTTTACCGACAAGGTATTCGCCGCCATCGTGCAATACCCGAATGGCGACGGTGAGATCGAAGATTATCGTGCGTTTGTGGAGGCAGCTCACGCCAAGGATGTGCGCGTGGCTGTAGCCGCTGACCTGATGAGCCTCGTGCTGCTGACACCTCCGGGCGAATGGGGTGCGGATGTGGTGTTCGGTAGCAGTCAGCGTTTCGGTATTCCGATGTTCTACGGCGGTCCGTCGGCAGGTTATTTTGCCACGAAGGACGAGTACAAGCGTACCATCCCCGGCCGTATCATTGGTATCTCGGTCGACGCTTACAATCATCCTGCGTACCGTCTGGCATTGCAGACGCGCGAGCAGCATATCAAGCGCGAGAAGGCCACGTCGAACATCTGTACTGCACAGGCACTGCTGGCTACGATGGCCGGATTCTACGCCGTTTATCACGGTCCCGACGGACTGCGCGACATCGCCTCACGTATTCACGCTTACGCCGGATTCTTAGCCGAAGAACTTGAGAAGCTGGGCTACAAGCAGGTAAACAAAAACTTCTTCGACACGCTCAAGATCGCACTGCCGGAGCGCGTAGAGGTCAAGACGCTGCGCGAGATCGCACTGGAGTGCAACATCAACTTGCGCTACTTCGAGGACGGTCACGTGGGCATCAGCCTTGACGAGACGACGCAACCCAAGGCCCTGGCCGTGCTGTTGCAAATGTTTGCCGGCGTGGCAGGCAAGACGTATGCCGCCAATGTGGACGACATCAACCGCAGCCGATACTTTGACGAGCAGTTCGTGCGTACCTCCAAGTTCATGGAGCAGGAACTCTTCGCTAAGTATCACACCGAGACCGAGCTGATGCGTTACATCAAGCGCCTTGAGCGCCGAGACATCTCGCTGGCTCACTCCATGATTCCGCTGGGTTCGTGCACGATGAAGCTCAATGCCGCTTCTGAAATGCTGCCGCTCAGTCGGCCGGAGTTCCAGAACATCCACCCCTACGCCCCCGTGGATCAGGCGGCCGGATACATTGAGATGATCGAAAACCTCTCCGCGGCACTGATCGAGATCACCGGTCTGAAGGGCGTCACGCTGCAACCGAACTCCGGCGCTGCGGGCGAGTACACTGGTCTGCGCATCATCCGCTCTTACCTCGAAAGCATCGGACAGGGACACCGCAACGTGGTGCTGCTGCCGGCTTCGGCTCACGGTACGAACCCCGCCAGCGCCATCCAGTGCGGCTTTACGACCGTCACCGTACGCTGCGACGAGAAAGGAAACGTCGACCTGGCTGACTTCCGCGCCAAGGCCGAGGAGAACCGCGACAATCTGGCCGCGAGCATGATCACCTACCCCTCGACGCACGGCATCTTCGAGACGGACATCAAGGAAATGTGCGACATCGTGCATGCCTGCGGTGGACAACTCTACATGGACGGCGCCAACATGAACGCCCAGGTTGGCCTGACGAACCCCGGCACCATCGGCGCTGACGTCTGCCACCTGAACCTCCACAAGACCTTCGCTTCGCCTCACGGCGGCGGTGGCCCCGGTGTAGGTCCTGTTTGCGTGGCTGAGCACCTGCTGCCCTTCCTCCCCTCCCACCCCGTTGCCTTTGGTAACAGCCTCAACACCGTGGCTGCTGCGCCTTACGGTAGCGCCGGTATCCTGCCTATCACCTATGGCTATATCCGCATGATGGGTGCCGATGGGCTGACGGAAGCCACCAAGGTGGCCATCCTCAACGCCAACTACTTGGCCGCGAAGCTGGAGAAGGACTACGGCATCGTTTATAACGGTGCACGTGGACGCGTGGGCCATGAGCTGATCCTCGAATGCCGCACCATCAAGGAGCAATCTGGCATCGACGAGAGCGACATCGCCAAGCGCCTCATGGACTTTGGCTATCACGCCCCCACCCTCTCCTTCCCCGTGCACGGTACGCTCATGATCGAGCCGACCGAGAGCGAGAGCAAGCACGAGTTGGATCGCTTCGTGGAAGTGATGCAGTGCATCCGCAAGGAGATTGACGAGGTGGAGAAGGGCACGGCCGACAAGGAGGACAATGTGCTCAAGAACGCACCGCACCCCGAGTATGAGGTGACGGCCGACGCGTGGAGCCATCCCTATCCGCGCACCAAGGCGGCCTTCCCGCTGGAGTGGTTGCACGACGGCAAGTTCTGGGTCAATGTGGCTCGCGTCAACAATGCCTATGGCGACCGTAACCTGGTGCCCACCCTCTGCGGCTGCTGCCAGTGCTAA